Genomic segment of Vulpes vulpes isolate BD-2025 chromosome 16, VulVul3, whole genome shotgun sequence:
TCTCCTTCACTGACCCACAGGTCAGAGCGCGGACACCAGCCATGTAGTTATTGAGAAGTTTCAaatcactgtttttaaaaatattcctgttaGCGGAATCTTAGCTTATCATCTAATGATGCAGGATGCCTTctgagtggggcggggggtgtggggggatggATGAGCACCCAGGAGCCCAGCTGGCATGGAGGCTGTTTGTACAGCCGAGCGGGGCCCAGCCTCACAGTGTGGTTCTGTCTTCTAGGTTGGGAACTACAAGCGGACCGTGAAGCGGATAGACGATGGCCACCGCCTGTGCAGCGACCTTATGAACTGCCTGCACGAGCGGGCACGCATTGAGAAGGCCTACGCACAGCAGCTCACGGAGTGGGCGCGGCGCTGGAGGCAGCTCGTCGAGAAGGGTAGGGAGGCCACGGCACAGGGCGTCTCGACCTGGGTGCTCTGGGCAGCTCTCACAAGAACAGGGCAGCAGTGTGTCTCAGTTCTTGGGGCTGTGATTCATACAGGGGAGCAGTATGATGCCATCACCCAGCAGCACAGACTGTGTGGGCTTTCCTCCCCTGTGGCACATGGGGCTCCTCTCTGCAGGCAGCACCGGAGTCCCCCGTTGCGGCCCTTGTCATCCATGGGACATGCTATACTTGCCAGTTTAACTCAGAAGGGTTCCTTCAGGGCTCAGATTTGAGTAGCGCTGCTATCACATCAGAGGCCTTGCTGCTCCACACTGTGGGTTCCAACACGGAGAGTTGTTGATCTGTAAGCTTGGCTGTGTAGTGCATCAGGTGAGACTAGATGGTGACATCTGGCAGCCTTTctgattttgaatgtttttttttctttctttctttctttttttttttttattcatagagacgtagagagagagagagaggcagagacacagacagagggagaagcaggcaccatgcagagagcctgatgtgggactcgatccagggtctccaggatcacgccctgggctgcaggcggcactaaactgctacgccactggggctgcccctgatttTGAATGTTAACGGGAATGAGTAGAGGTGTTGTACACGTTTTGCCCCCCACTCTCTCCCGAGCAAAACACACAGAAGATTCTGGAGCTTAGTAACAGAACGCTGCTCTGGCTATGGATTGCGCTCAGAATGCACTTCCCAGCAGTAGAGGGGCAGCTTGATGGATTACAGGGTTTCCTGGGACAGAAGCCGAGTAGCGGGACTTTCTCAGGGTGTGCTATGGGCCAGGCCCTTCTACCGTGATGACTGACCTCAGAGGATGGGGAAGCCAGGCCACTGGCCCTGCAGTCCTGGACGGGCGGGGCCTCAGGCAGCTGCTGCTGGGTCTGGACTAGCTGCTCATCTTTCCCCTGTTGAAGCAAGTCGTCTGTGgggcttagcacagtgccttgaTGGAGTAGGTGTCCGGGAGTGAGACGGCCATGCCTGGGTACGGAGTagccagggaaggggcagctCCTGTGAACCATAactgttattgttttatttctaactcCTAGGGCCCAGCTGTTAGCACTGTCCTTTGTGTTTGCTCAGAACCTGAGGTTCACAAAGCCCCCTTGTCCCCCTTACCTGTGGACTCTGCCCCTGTGTCGCAGACCCAGCAGGAGAGGGAGCTGCTTGTTTTGTAGACACAAAGGATTAGAAGTTCAGGAGAGCTCGCCTTCCACGGTTCATGGTTCCTTCATGTCATTACCCAGCTTGAACAGTGACTGTCCCCTGGGAGAGCCTTGAGGTCAGGGCCTGGCTCTTCCCATCTTCATCCTCAGATTGTGTCatagcctccttctctctcacctgACCCCACGCTGCCCCACACCCTCAACAAGATGACAGGTCAAATGACGAGCTCCCTTCCTAAGCACAGTGTGTGGGGTGACCACTATCTAGAGATTTCCACCTGGCCAGAACAGGTTCCTGCCTCCaactccccttcctctccccaagACAGGCCTTCCATTCTGCTGTGGAGAGGGTCCTTTGCTTGATGGGGCAGCTCTCGAGTTCTTGCTCCaagccaggctccaggctccgcTCCTGTCCTGGGATTGAAAAGAGCAGTGCTGACcgcagggaagggagagggtgggCTCTGAGCTGCTGGGGAGAGAAGTCAGTCCACTGCAGAGGTGACTCCTTCTCCGGCCAGCCTTAAGCAAATTAAAACTTCCAAGAGGCagaaattcatgtttttaaaaagtttagtgactttagaaaaagaaaatgtgtatgtataatcCCCCAGTTTCCCTAACAGAAGAATGGTTGAGTAGATCCAGCTTCGGTTccttattctttattcattccaaGCTGAAAAAGGAACAGACACTGAGACACtttccaaaaaggaaagaactgaaaagaaccctccaccctaccccacccctgcccagccaGGCTGTCCTCTGGAATTCTGTCCTCACAACCAAGAGGTTAATGGACAGAGTCCCCACACAGGGCCTGTCTGGGGGCCCTGGTGCCCCATAACCAGCAGCTTCTCTTCTGTGCCAGGGCCCCAGTATGGGACGTTGGAGAAGGCCTGGACGGCTCTCATGTCCGAGGCGGAGAGGGTGAGCGAGCTGCACCTAGAGGTGAAAGCCTCGCTGATGAACGAGGACTTCGAGAAGATCAAGAACTGGCAGAAGGAAGCCTTTCACAAGCAGATGATGGGAGGCTTCAAGGAGACCAAAGAAGCCGAGGACGGCTTTCGGAAGGCACAGAAGCCCTGGGCCAAGAAGCTGAAAGAGGTGCCTCCATCCTGCAGGCTGCTCCCTGCCTGGCCTGACCCTGTGTTTCTTGGCTAGTCCTGCCCTGATGCTTTGGGCCCAGGATCTAACAGGGGCAGAGATGGGGGTCCCTCCTGGACCAGAAGCCCCTGCTGGCTAACAGTGACCAATTCCAAGACACCGAAAATTCCTTTGGGCTGGTAGAAAggattgatttaaaatttttctttcttttgtatatgtttcctctgaaatttgcaaatgatacTGATACTGGTTTTTCTAAAAGTAGCAGCTGAAGCCGCTGAGTCTTTCGCGGCTTTTGCTAGCTAGAGGCTCTTCTACAGGCACCCCCACCCTCAGCACAAAAGGGGCCCCCTTTCCCCGTCCTGTCCCCCACTGCCAAAGCTCTGCCAGCCCCGTTCTTGGGTGGACTTCCTGCTTCCTTCTGTCTCCGCCTGCTGGGTTTTCTCAGGAGCCGTACCACCTCCCTCCTCCTGAGAATCACCTGGAACAGACCTCTGTCTTTAGGTTGTAACAACgggctttccttctttcttctgtgtcttggctCTTGCCACATCTCCTTTATCTTGCTTCTTGTCCATGGCCTTGTGTAATGACAACCATGAGGCCATGGTTACAAaactcctctttcctctctagATTGAActttgactttggctcaaggaAAGAAGGATCTGTTAAATAAAGACACAGCTGTGTGTGTATGCACTTGTGTGCGTGTACATGTTCTAGCTGTGTGAGGTAGCCGTGGAACACGTGGCCTGACTCTGCCTCCCAACAGTACCCCCTCCTATTAGCTCTGGAACTTTGGAACGTCCTTTGTATTTGCCATTCCAGCTGCCTGCCATGCTCTTCCCACAGACAGCCACACCTCCTGCACATTCTTGCTCCGTGTCATCTTGGCTGGCTCTCTCCAGCTGCCTCAGCATGGCGCCCCACCTCTcatccctgcttccctctccttcttggCACTCATCACCCTCTTGTTCACTCTGTTCTTCAGCTAGCTCTTGTGGTTGCCTCCCTAGCTCGATGGAGAGCTCCCTGAAAGCCAGGGTCTTTGGTGCTGCACCCTGGTGCCCAGAATGGCACCTGACCCGAAGCAGGCACCCTGTCAGTATCTGTTGAGCATACTCCTCCCTTGTACCTAGTTGTAATTATACGACAGGCACAGCTTGTACCTGTTCCTTCCCTTCCTTGGGGTGTTGCAGGCAGAGTCTGTGAAACCTCTAATTAGGATCTCGAACTTGCAGACACGTTAACACTCAGGAGCTCATTCTCCATGCAGGTAGAGGCAGCAAAGAAGGCCTACCATGCAGCATGCAAAGAGGAGAAGTTGGCCACATCACGAGAAACCAATAGCAAAGCAGACCCATCCCTCAACCCTGAGCAGCTCAAGAAGTTGCAAGACAAAGTAGAAAAATGCAAGCAAGACGTTCTTAAGGTAAATGTGGCACATCTTTTTCCATGGTGAATGCACGAGCCTCGCCAGACACCTCTCTGGCCCGCAGTTAGCTTTGTTGCCACTTGGGGTGGAGAGATGGCACAACAGTAAGACCTATTCCTGCCCTCAGGAGGCTCCCACGTGAGCGCCTTAGCTTCCCACAGCCCCCTTGCCCACTTCAGGATGGAGGACAGAACTGAGTGCTGGGCAAGCATGGCAACGGCCGATTCTTCCGCTCAGGGAAAGGTGGTGGGGTGGCCGGGGCTGCTGTGAGAGAAGTGGGAGGGATCAGCTTGTGCAGGACATGGAGGTGTGGATGTCAGCGGCAGGGGCCTGATGCAAGAGCTGACCCGGAGGGTTATGATGACCAAGTGGTCTTGCAAGGCGAGTGAACTAAGGAGCTTCAAGACACTGCTAACAGGGAGCCACTGAAAGAAGGTTCCAGAGctcagggagggcagaggtgTGGAGGAGGACCACAGCTTAGAAGGGTTGCTCTGGTGGTGAGTGGAGGGAGTCCCATGAAGGTGGAGTGCCTGGGACGCCCAGCACACTGGCCACGGGGAGCTTGGAGAGGTCGGGGGAGCGGGCAGGTTTCCCCGCAGCCCCGGCAgtgaaggcccagagaggtgtgGGTGGGGGCTGCGGGTGCTCAGCCAAGAGTCCGTGAACAGGCCCTGTGTGCAGCATCCTGGGTGCCCTTCTGCCTTTCTATGCAGTGTGGGGGAGTGAGGGGGGCCCTGCTGCCGTGGATTGGAGAGATCAAATGGGAGGATGCTATAAACTAGGGGGGACGGAGGGGGGCCTCTATGGACACAGGTAGTGATTCGACCTGGAAGGCCTGAGTCACAGGATGCAAACACTAGACAGattcatataatttaaaagttcCCAGGAAGTGAAAACTGACGTGAGCAAGGCCTAGGCCACCACCTCTGCTGGGTGGAGaggggtgcagggctgggggctgagctGTCTGGAGTCCTCCTTGCTGCAGTGCTGAGGGAGGAGAGATGCCAGCGTGCATTTGagcagagaggcccagagaggtgtgGGTGGAGGCTGCGGGTTGAGCCAGGTTGAGAAGGGCTGTGTCCCGGGAGCAAGATGTTGTTCTTCCCCCAGAAGGGGAAACGGGAGAGCCCTGAGCTGCTGTGTTAAACCCACCACCCTTTCAGCCTGGATGGACACCACTGAACCCAGGGAATTTAGGTGGTGGCATCTCTGTTGTGTGACCGAGGAAACAGTTCAGGGAGGCTTAGTCTTGTGCCACCTGGTAGTGAGTGAGGGAAGGCCCgaccctctctccctgctcctcactGCTGTCACTGGCATACAGGGGAGGGTGGTTGTGGGGACTGTCTACAGAAGAGTTCATCACTCAGAGCAAGCACCTGAGTCCCTTGGGGAGTGGCCCCGACTGCCCACACCTGGTTCTGGAACTGGGTCCAGTCCAGGAGGGGTTGCCAGGAGGCTGCTTCCACTGCAAGATCAGGTGAGGAGTCTGGGGCTACTCGCTGAATGGGGTGGGCACCTGGGCTCAAGGAAAATAAGCCTGGGACGATGCTCAGGGTTGCTGTTGCCACGTGTCCAGAACGGTGCCTGGAGGAGGGACGAGGCTTCTCTGTTCCTGGGTGTGGAtggagggttggggtgggggtgagggacatAGACACACGTACCTTTCATGTTTCATTGCCATTCACAACAGAATCTACCAAATTGGTCCAGGGTCCGAAGTCAGACATAAggcacctgtcaggatggctggGCCACTTTATAGAAGCTTCCCTCCTGGCTCTGTGGTCCAGCCAGTGACCATGGGGCATGATGGACCTTGTAGGCTTAGAGCTGGCCTGGAAAGGAGGGCAACTtcaccctcccactctccttctTGAAACAAGTTCTAAAAACCAGCACTGACTGGCTACATAGGCCCGTCTGTGTTTTTCATTGGTCAGGCCATGACTGCATCCTGCAGTACCTGTCAGAAGGGACTTTCTCATGTTCAGTGCTAAGTGTCCCAGTCCACAGGAGAGCGAAGGCTGCCTTTGTTTCACTCCATGGATGTTTCCTAGGAACTTTCTTTGTGCTCTGTGCTAGGAATTCCCCGATAGTGATGACCCTGCTCTGTATCTGGCTTTGCTGGGGCAGGGCTGTTTGTAAGCACAGAGAGGCCCCAGGGAGGCTCCTGTGTGTTGTTGGAGTACCCCAGAGAAGTGGTTTCTCTGTGCTGCTCTGGTGGTACCACCAGGCCCTGTGTATTTAAACCACAGCTGCATGTCTTAAGGCCTCTGACCTAGTGATCCCACGCAGAGCCTCACACGTCTAGGCACAGGGCAGATGATGAGTAGTCAGAGCATTTGGTGGTGCTCTGTTCCTCCTGGGAATGTCCACATTCTGGAAGGGATGACCTTTTCTTGGGGTCACAGAGGATCCAAGCCCAGCCAGGAGGCTCAGAAATAGAACAAGGAACAGAATATGAGGGGCTGCCGGGAAGGGAGACTTTAGGGAGTGGGTTGGGCCTGTAAGGGAAGTCTTGGAGAAGAGGGGTCTCTGGACCATAAAGGGGAGTTTTCCAGGGCTTGAGTCACAGAAGGGTGTCCAGGAGAAAAGCAGCATAGATGGTGAGTAGATTTGGGGTCTGGAGTAGGGGCAGAGCTGCTCCAGAGGCTGCAGGGGCTGGGGTCCTGAGACATGGCCTTGATCCagaaggcaggggcagggcagcctgTAATGGTTCAGGGTGGCTCAGCCCTTCCTCAGAAGCCGGCACCATGGTCAGGGACAGAGAAGCAAAGTTCCTGGGGAGCTAGCCAGCCTGTCTGTGATCGCCCCCATTTCTCAGGGTCTCCACAGTGGAAAGGCTGCAGCTGCTGTGTCTCATTTTGCCCCAGGAGACTATGATGGCCTTCCATATTTCCTTTCTGCTCAGACCCCTCGTTGAGGACAGTCTTGGAATGAATGGCTGTATGGGGATGTGACAGGCCTGGGGGACACGGGGACGGGGACTTTTTTGAATGCCTACCTCATGCAGCTTGGTGCTCATTTTGTGTCACCTCGTTTAAATATCAGAATGCCATGAAGTGGAAGTGTAGGCattgtgggttcagttccagaccactgcaataaagtgagtcaaatgaaatttttggtaTCTCAGCGCACGTAAAAGCTATGTTTACAAAATAGTGTCATTTATTacgtgtgcaatagcattatgtctaaaaacagTATAcacaccttaatttaaaaatactttattactaaaaaacaatgctaaccatcatctgaggtTTCAGCGAATCATAATCACTAATCATGGATCACCATGACAAGtgcaataatgataataatgaaaacttgaaatattgtgagaattaccaaaacgTGAGCAGAGACAACAGAGCGAGCAAGTGCTGTGGGAGCAATGGTTCCAATAGACTTGCTCCACGCAGGGCTGCCACAGACCCTCGGTCTCTAAAACATGAAGTACTGTGGGGCGACATAAAATGAGGTTTGCCTCTACCTCATTTTCTGCGAGGCGAAGTGAGGCTGTAAGAAACTCCGTGCGGTACCAGGACTTGCCCCCAGGTCTATCTGGCACTCATACCCCGTGCTCTTGCCCTGAGGTGTCCGCTGAGTCACCACTGCTGTGGGGAAGGTCCGAGGCTCAAGGGGGTCCTAGCACAGTCCTTCCCTGAGGAGAGAGGACATGGGTGGATGCTGTGGGCAGGGGTCAGTGTGGCAGTGGTGCCCAACCATGCACCCTGGGTTCCAGAGGGACCGTCCCCTCCCCAGCATTGACCTGTTTGGGCCTGCTGCTTAGCAGAAAGGCCCGGCAGATGCCAGGAGTATGGTTGGCAGTTTGGAAGTGGAGGGTCTGAGACTTGAACTTGACTTTGAAAGTAGAGTCTGTCAGACTCCAGAGCTTATGCTTTGGAGTCTGAGGCGGCCTGAGAAGCTTTCCCCAGCAATGGCCTTAGTGGTGGAGATGGCATTAGAGATGAGCCTGGAGAGCCTGGCTATGTGGAGTGGGAATATTGTTCCAGCCCAGATTGGGTGGGAGCACCCTTCAGGAGCAGAGGTAGAGGTGAGTCTTCTGGGCTGGAATCTGAGGGGTGCCAGGGAAGGAGATCCTTGGATGCTGGGTCACAGCTCCTCACCCCGCTTACTCCTAATAAAGTCACTCAAAACGTCTGCCTTAATATAGTCACCCTATAAGTAGGCCTAGATGCTGATGATTCAGAAGGGGACGAAGGCAGGTGAGGAGCAGGGTGGTGCAGAGCCTGGCTCACCTTCTCTCCATCAGAGGGAACCAGGGTGAATGGAAATGAACCTCTGCCCTATGGTGCCTGGATTGTCTTGTAGACCAAAGAGAAATATGAGAAGTCCCTGAAGGAGCTTGATCAGAGCACGCCGCAGTACATGGAGAACATGGAGCAGGTGTTTGAGCAGTGCCAGCAGTTTGAGGAAAAGCGTCTGCGCTTCTTCCGGGAAGTTCTGCTGGAGGTTCAAAAGCACCTAGACTTGTCAAATGTGGCCAggtaagtttcctttttttttttaatttttatttatttatgatagtcacagagagagagagagagagagagagagaggcagagacataggcagagggagaggcaggctccatgcactgggagcctgacgtgggattcgatcccaggtctccaggatcgcgccctgggccaaaggcaggcgccaaaccgctgcgccacccagggatcccaagtttccatttagagaaagagcacatcaCCAGGAGGCCAGTGGGAAATTGCTTTTGAATAAAGCTCAGTCACTACTCTCCAGACTTAGGATGGCAGTGTTTGTCAGAAGAGCTTctccctgggggtgcctgggtggctctgtcagtcaagcgtctgactcctgatttcagctcaggtcatgatctcaggattgtgggattgagccccgtgtcgggtgtcatgcccagtggggagtctacttgggatacTACCccattaaatcttaaaaaaaaaaaaaaaaaaaaaaaaaaactccctggTTAAGTCCTCCTGCCCAGGGAGGAACCTTGTGCTGAGCCCATGTGCAGGTGCACAGTCGGCCTATGCTGGGCATCCCATCAGCCTGGCCAGCTCATTGCTGGCCTGAGCTGGGCAGCCTCAGGCTGCGCATTAAGGTGAGCCATGAGCCACCAGCTCTAAGTACGACACTCGAGGTCCAGGTAGGAAGGGAGGGCTGCAGCCTGGATCAGCCACAGTTGGCATATTTGGAATCCAGCCAGGAGCATTTCTCTGTGTTTCCCAGGCTGGTGCCCTTCCCTCAGGACCATCTTACAGAGTCCCTTCCGTTCAAGTGGCTGGCTGCCCACTCAGCCTTGACTTCTCGGGGGCCTCTTGGGCAGCACAGGCCCTCGGAGGCTCAGCTCTGGATCCTGACATGGAGGCTGTGATGTTCATTCTGCAgttgccttctcttttttcccacgATGCCTCCATTGGGGCAGAGGTCTAAGCTAACCATGGATGTGGACTTCAGTCATCCTTATTGCAGAGCTGTGTAGAAATGACTCGCAAGCTAAGACTTGTCGTTGTTAAGAAATTGCATTCCCTTTGTCTCCTGTATAATTCAATGGAAGGGAACAATTATTGTATCGCCACTCTGCCAGTATTTAATGCTTAGGACAGTCTGTAAAGTGGGTGGCATTATTCCCCATTTACCAAGGGAGAAGCTGAGGCCAGTTTTGGTGGATTGACTTGCCTGGGGCTGCACTGCTGGCTGGGGTAGGGCAGCTGTGCCCATTATGTGCACGCTTGTCCTTGGCTGACATGCCTGGCCTCACTGAGTCCTCGAAGCCAGCCTGGGGAGTAGATGGCAGAGTAGTGtcctagggctaccataacaaaataccaaaccCCTGGCTTACgacagcagaaatttattgtctcacagtttggGGGTGGGAAGtacaaaatcaagatgttggcagggccgTGCTCCCTCTGAGGCTCTAGGGGGGAGGATTGTTCCAATTGTCAATTGTCCAATTGCTGCCAATCCTTGGCTTATAGACACATCACCCCTGCCACGTGgccatcttctctctgtgtcttcatgtaccctttcctctgtgtgtgtctgtgcgtctACATTTCTCCCAGcaattagggcccaccctaatgacctcattttaacttaattatttctgtaaaaaccctatctccaaataaaatcacattctaAGATACTGGGggtcaggacttcaacatatcttgtGTGGAGGACACACTTCAACTTAGACCAGATGGCACTGTGCCCACTCAacagaggaaactgagacccagagtgGGAAAGGACTTGCCTGCCATGTAGGTGATAAGGGGAAACACTAGGTCCTGTCCTTCATAATCCACTTCCTAGGATGTTGAACTGGTGTGAGCTGCTGCTCCAGGTAGAGGGTGAGTTCTGCAGCCACAGCACTGGGCAGTTTCACTTACAGCTTTTGCACCTTCCAGCTTTTTTTTGAAGGGATGAGGGGGAACTTTCCTGATTCTGGACCTGTTTAAGTGGACCCACAGAGGTCAGTGCCCATGTGGCCAAGATGCTGGCACCTGCTGCATTATCTGACATAGAGCACTGCCCTGCCACCTGGTTTGATTTCAAGCCAATTTGTGGGAAGCCAAAGCTGTGGCTTGCAGCCCATGGTGGTGTTTCGTCTGCTGTGCACACTGAGGCCAGATAATCATCCAGCCAAGCCAGGGCAGAGCATCCTGGTCCGAGCTACAAAGCCAACTCTGTGTGGCCAGAGCCCACGCCCCCGCTGTGgccaggctctggggcagggTGTATAGGGGCCATCCCTGCCTTCCAAGAGAGTCATGCATTTCCTCTCTCTGATTTAGCTACAAGAACATTTACCGTGACCTGGAGCAGAGCATTAAAGCTGCTGACGCGGTGGAGGACCTAAGGTGGTTCAGAGCCAACCACGGGCCAGGCATGTCCATGAACTGGCCACAGTTTGAGGTAAGAGGAGGCTGTGCCCAGGACCCCTTTGGTCCGGCAGGGGCTGGGCCCACAGGGTTGAGATGT
This window contains:
- the PACSIN2 gene encoding protein kinase C and casein kinase substrate in neurons protein 2 isoform X1: MSVAYDDSVGVEVSSDSFWEVGNYKRTVKRIDDGHRLCSDLMNCLHERARIEKAYAQQLTEWARRWRQLVEKGPQYGTLEKAWTALMSEAERVSELHLEVKASLMNEDFEKIKNWQKEAFHKQMMGGFKETKEAEDGFRKAQKPWAKKLKEVEAAKKAYHAACKEEKLATSRETNSKADPSLNPEQLKKLQDKVEKCKQDVLKTKEKYEKSLKELDQSTPQYMENMEQVFEQCQQFEEKRLRFFREVLLEVQKHLDLSNVASYKNIYRDLEQSIKAADAVEDLRWFRANHGPGMSMNWPQFEEWSADLNRTLSRREKKKAADGVTLTGINQTGDQALQNKPSSDLSVPSNPARSAQSLSSYNPFEDEDDTGSTVSEKEDIKAKNVSSYEKTQSYPTDWSDDESNNPFSSTDANGDSNPFDEDTTSGTEVRVRALYDYEGQEHDELSFKAGDELTKIEDEDEQGWCKGRLDNGQVGLYPANYVEAIQ
- the PACSIN2 gene encoding protein kinase C and casein kinase substrate in neurons protein 2 isoform X2, which produces MSVAYDDSVGVEVSSDSFWEVGNYKRTVKRIDDGHRLCSDLMNCLHERARIEKAYAQQLTEWARRWRQLVEKGPQYGTLEKAWTALMSEAERVSELHLEVKASLMNEDFEKIKNWQKEAFHKQMMGGFKETKEAEDGFRKAQKPWAKKLKEVEAAKKAYHAACKEEKLATSRETNSKADPSLNPEQLKKLQDKVEKCKQDVLKTKEKYEKSLKELDQSTPQYMENMEQVFEQCQQFEEKRLRFFREVLLEVQKHLDLSNVASYKNIYRDLEQSIKAADAVEDLRWFRANHGPGMSMNWPQFEEWSADLNRTLSRREKKKAADGVTLTGINQTGDQALQNKPSSVSSYEKTQSYPTDWSDDESNNPFSSTDANGDSNPFDEDTTSGTEVRVRALYDYEGQEHDELSFKAGDELTKIEDEDEQGWCKGRLDNGQVGLYPANYVEAIQ